Proteins encoded together in one Undibacterium sp. CCC3.4 window:
- a CDS encoding DegQ family serine endoprotease: MKANPIFPAEKILARLIVSLCIGVSAPLALAAPAAAAMVSGLPDFTELVDRAGPAVVNIRTTEKLLSGAGEVSSDDAQMQEFFRRFFGVPMPKQAPAPRGRKPAPEEEVPRGVGSGFILSADGYVLTNAHVVEGASEVYVKLTDKREFKAKVIGSDKRTDVAVLKIEASKLPKVTIGDSDKIRAGEWVIAIGSPFELDNTVTAGIVSAKARDTGDFLPLIQTDVAVNPGNSGGPLINMRGEVVGINSQIYSRSGGYMGISFAIPIDEAMRVADQLKASGKVTRGRIGVQIGEVSKEVAESLGLPKAQGAVIARIEAGSPAEKAGLQDGDVILKLNGAAIEKSGDLPRIVGAIAPGAKASITVWRKGAVRELPITVAEMEADKPVPKPGDKKNKKEPDNLLGLAVTDLNEAQKKELQSGGVVIENVDGPAAAVGLKAGDVILMLNNVSIKDAKQFNAMLAKLDAKKAAALLVKRGDISQFILLKPQAQ; the protein is encoded by the coding sequence ATGAAAGCAAATCCTATTTTCCCCGCAGAAAAAATTCTCGCGCGTCTGATCGTCAGTCTCTGCATTGGCGTCAGCGCACCGCTGGCCTTAGCAGCGCCGGCAGCCGCAGCAATGGTAAGTGGCTTACCCGACTTTACCGAGCTCGTCGATAGAGCTGGCCCGGCCGTCGTCAATATTCGTACCACTGAAAAATTGTTGTCTGGTGCAGGCGAAGTTAGTTCCGATGACGCGCAGATGCAGGAATTTTTCCGGCGCTTCTTCGGTGTCCCTATGCCTAAACAAGCACCGGCACCACGCGGCCGTAAACCGGCACCGGAAGAAGAAGTGCCGCGCGGAGTAGGGTCGGGCTTCATTCTTTCCGCCGATGGCTATGTACTGACCAATGCGCATGTGGTGGAAGGGGCCTCGGAAGTCTACGTCAAGCTGACCGATAAGCGCGAATTCAAAGCCAAAGTCATCGGCAGCGACAAGCGTACTGACGTCGCCGTGCTCAAAATCGAAGCAAGCAAATTACCCAAGGTAACAATCGGCGACTCCGATAAAATCCGTGCCGGCGAATGGGTGATTGCGATCGGCTCGCCATTTGAACTCGACAATACGGTTACCGCCGGTATCGTCTCGGCCAAGGCGCGCGACACCGGTGATTTTCTGCCTCTGATTCAAACTGATGTTGCCGTCAATCCCGGCAATTCCGGCGGTCCGCTGATCAATATGCGTGGCGAGGTTGTCGGTATCAACTCGCAGATTTACAGCCGCTCCGGCGGCTATATGGGGATTTCCTTCGCCATTCCGATTGACGAAGCCATGCGCGTAGCCGATCAACTCAAAGCTTCGGGTAAAGTTACCCGCGGCCGTATCGGTGTGCAGATCGGTGAGGTCTCGAAAGAAGTGGCGGAATCTTTAGGCTTGCCGAAGGCACAGGGTGCCGTGATCGCGCGAATCGAAGCCGGTTCACCGGCCGAAAAAGCCGGTTTGCAGGATGGCGATGTGATCCTCAAGCTCAATGGTGCGGCAATCGAGAAATCCGGCGATTTGCCGCGTATCGTCGGTGCGATTGCACCGGGTGCCAAGGCCAGCATCACAGTTTGGCGCAAGGGTGCGGTGCGTGAATTGCCGATCACGGTAGCGGAAATGGAAGCGGATAAGCCAGTACCGAAACCAGGTGATAAAAAGAATAAGAAAGAGCCGGATAATCTGCTAGGCTTGGCCGTTACCGATCTCAATGAAGCGCAAAAGAAAGAGCTGCAGTCGGGTGGGGTGGTGATCGAAAATGTCGATGGTCCCGCTGCTGCGGTTGGTTTGAAGGCTGGCGATGTGATTCTGATGCTCAATAACGTCAGCATCAAAGATGCCAAGCAATTCAATGCGATGCTTGCTAAACTCGATGCCAAGAAAGCGGCCGCATTATTGGTCAAACGTGGTGATATCTCGCAGTTCATTCTGCTTAAGCCACAAGCGCAGTAA
- a CDS encoding MucB/RseB C-terminal domain-containing protein, which translates to MRVYRMAFALVLPILIASLTVSVAFALENQEEKREMQGVLRKMQASAQRLNYAGTFVYQQASQMRTSRITHHADAAGEIEKLEILDGRPREYLRRNEEVSCYLPDTKTIQVEKNVTQEVFPALLTQNAQALPDLYLIKKAEVARVAGLECQTYLLEPRDGARYGYRLCSEKQSGLLLRAQTVNAKNEVIEQIAFTQISIGDVDKNKLKPSFPNISQWHVENLTVESNIHSGWQVTSVPNGFKKIKEMKRLIATAAPGQPGAAHPVIQMIFSDGLATISVFIEPDHENRSEGSLQQGAMTIMAKRQGHYWLTVVGEVPAAAIHQVMNSIEYKTKP; encoded by the coding sequence ATGCGTGTGTATCGTATGGCTTTCGCCTTGGTGTTGCCGATTTTGATCGCCAGCCTGACCGTATCAGTGGCTTTTGCACTGGAAAATCAGGAAGAAAAACGTGAGATGCAAGGCGTCTTGCGCAAGATGCAAGCGTCGGCGCAGCGCCTTAATTACGCCGGCACCTTTGTGTATCAGCAAGCCAGTCAGATGCGCACCTCGCGCATTACGCATCACGCTGATGCCGCCGGTGAAATTGAAAAACTTGAAATACTCGATGGTCGGCCGCGCGAATATTTGCGTCGTAACGAGGAGGTCAGTTGTTATCTGCCCGATACCAAAACCATACAGGTAGAAAAAAATGTCACGCAAGAAGTATTTCCAGCCCTGCTGACACAAAATGCGCAAGCTTTGCCAGACCTGTACCTGATCAAAAAGGCTGAGGTGGCGCGTGTGGCCGGCTTGGAATGCCAAACCTATCTGCTCGAACCACGCGACGGCGCACGCTACGGTTATCGCCTGTGTTCCGAGAAGCAGTCGGGCTTGTTGTTACGCGCCCAGACGGTGAATGCCAAGAATGAAGTTATAGAACAAATCGCCTTCACCCAAATCAGTATTGGCGATGTCGATAAAAATAAATTGAAACCGAGTTTTCCAAATATTTCGCAATGGCATGTTGAAAATTTGACGGTTGAGTCCAATATTCATTCAGGCTGGCAAGTTACGTCGGTGCCCAATGGGTTTAAAAAAATCAAGGAAATGAAACGTTTGATCGCGACTGCGGCCCCCGGCCAGCCCGGGGCGGCACATCCGGTGATACAGATGATTTTTTCCGATGGTTTGGCCACGATCTCAGTTTTCATCGAACCCGATCATGAAAATCGCAGCGAAGGTAGTCTGCAACAAGGGGCGATGACGATCATGGCGAAACGCCAGGGCCATTATTGGCTCACCGTGGTCGGTGAGGTGCCGGCGGCAGCGATTCATCAGGTGATGAATTCGATAGAATACAAAACCAAGCCTTAA
- a CDS encoding sigma-E factor negative regulatory protein, which produces MNSAILVGKMKNDTSKNETISALADGELDDAAIAALLLQMDETDDRASWDHCHLIADALRSDDLAFEMSSDFSARFAQRFASEPILLMPHLHQSAELPRAAKASFFRSYMAVAGASAAALLAFVLVPQLLHLGSSPELQASRSATPTTPVQLASASLVAADTMLLQAQNEAAQQNAEREMLRDPRIDSYLIAHQRFSPDISNGAAYVTHVQLRSAAEK; this is translated from the coding sequence TTGAACAGCGCTATCTTGGTAGGAAAAATGAAGAACGACACCTCAAAAAACGAAACTATTTCTGCCCTTGCCGATGGCGAGCTCGACGACGCTGCCATCGCTGCATTGCTGTTGCAGATGGATGAGACCGATGACCGCGCATCGTGGGACCACTGCCATTTGATCGCGGATGCCTTGCGATCGGACGACTTGGCCTTCGAGATGAGCAGTGATTTCAGTGCGCGCTTTGCTCAGCGTTTCGCCAGTGAACCGATATTGTTGATGCCGCATTTACATCAATCGGCAGAACTGCCACGCGCCGCCAAAGCCTCGTTTTTCCGTTCGTATATGGCCGTTGCCGGGGCCAGCGCAGCGGCCTTATTGGCCTTCGTACTGGTGCCGCAATTACTGCATCTCGGTAGTTCTCCCGAGCTGCAAGCCAGTCGCAGCGCCACCCCGACGACGCCAGTGCAACTGGCATCGGCCTCCTTGGTGGCGGCCGATACGATGCTGCTGCAAGCGCAAAACGAGGCGGCCCAGCAGAATGCCGAACGTGAAATGCTGCGCGACCCGCGTATCGACAGCTATCTGATCGCACATCAACGTTTTTCACCTGATATCAGCAATGGCGCGGCGTATGTGACGCATGTGCAGCTGCGTTCGGCGGCGGAGAAATAA
- the rpoE gene encoding RNA polymerase sigma factor RpoE: MTTEREIDHLLVERVQRGDKKAFELLVSKYQRKLMRLVSRLVYDHAEAEDVVQEAFIKAYRALPNFRGDAAFYTWLYRIGINTAKNHLVTQGRKAPTSTEADVELAETFSDADGLRDINTPESLLASKQIAATVNAAMSALPEELRNAITLREIEGLTYDEIAQVMVCPIGTVRSRIFRAREAIAERLRPILGTNLDQRW, translated from the coding sequence GTGACGACAGAGCGCGAGATAGACCATCTTTTGGTCGAGCGCGTGCAGCGTGGTGATAAAAAAGCATTTGAGCTTCTGGTTTCCAAATATCAAAGGAAACTGATGCGGCTCGTGTCTAGGCTCGTCTATGATCATGCCGAAGCGGAAGATGTTGTGCAAGAAGCCTTTATCAAAGCGTACCGGGCGCTACCTAATTTTCGCGGTGACGCGGCGTTTTACACTTGGCTCTATCGAATTGGCATCAATACCGCGAAAAACCACTTGGTCACGCAGGGGCGTAAAGCGCCGACCTCGACCGAGGCCGACGTCGAACTGGCCGAAACTTTTTCTGATGCCGACGGACTAAGAGATATCAACACGCCGGAATCACTGTTGGCCAGCAAGCAGATCGCCGCTACCGTCAATGCGGCCATGTCGGCTTTGCCGGAAGAATTGCGCAATGCGATTACGCTCAGAGAGATAGAAGGATTAACTTACGATGAAATTGCGCAGGTAATGGTATGCCCGATAGGCACTGTACGCAGTCGGATATTCCGCGCCCGTGAAGCCATCGCTGAGCGTTTGCGTCCTATACTCGGGACCAATCTCGATCAGCGCTGGTAA
- the fabF gene encoding beta-ketoacyl-ACP synthase II — translation MSRTLKRRVVVTGLGCVSPVGNTVAAAWEAVKAGQSGIATITKFDATPFTTHFAGEVKGFNVEEYMPAKDARNMDSFIHFGIAAGMQAFLDCGLQVTEENAERIGVIVGSGIGGLPLIENTKEVLIERGPRRISPFFVPASIINMISGHLSIKYGLKGPNLAIVTACTTGLHCIGSASRMIEYGDADVMIAGGAESTISPLGLGGFASARALSSRNDDPATASRPWDKDRDGFVLGEGAGVMVLEEYEHAKARGARIYAEVIGFGMSGDAYHITSPSMDGPRRSMVNALKNAGINGDQIDYLNAHGTSTPLGDKNETDAIKAAFGADAYKLTVNSTKSMTGHLLGGAGGLEALFTVLALYNQISPPTINIFNQDPECDLDYCANIARDMKIDYAMKNSFGFGGTNGTLIFAKV, via the coding sequence TTGAGTCGTACGCTTAAACGTCGTGTCGTAGTCACCGGACTCGGTTGTGTCTCACCAGTCGGCAACACTGTTGCCGCTGCATGGGAGGCGGTCAAAGCTGGTCAGTCTGGTATTGCTACTATTACTAAGTTTGATGCCACTCCGTTCACCACGCATTTTGCCGGTGAAGTGAAGGGTTTCAATGTCGAAGAGTACATGCCGGCAAAAGATGCTCGCAACATGGACAGCTTCATCCACTTCGGCATCGCTGCCGGGATGCAGGCTTTCCTTGATTGTGGCTTGCAGGTAACTGAAGAGAATGCTGAGCGTATCGGTGTCATCGTCGGTTCCGGCATCGGCGGCTTGCCGCTGATCGAAAACACCAAGGAAGTGCTGATTGAACGCGGTCCGCGTCGTATCAGCCCATTCTTTGTGCCGGCCTCGATCATCAATATGATTTCCGGTCATCTGTCGATCAAATACGGTCTCAAGGGACCGAATCTGGCGATCGTGACTGCGTGTACTACGGGCCTGCATTGCATCGGTTCGGCGTCACGGATGATTGAGTATGGCGATGCCGATGTGATGATTGCCGGTGGCGCAGAGTCGACCATTTCTCCTTTGGGGCTCGGTGGCTTTGCTTCTGCGCGGGCTTTGTCTTCGCGCAATGATGATCCGGCTACCGCTTCCCGACCGTGGGATAAGGACAGGGACGGGTTCGTACTCGGTGAAGGTGCCGGCGTGATGGTGCTGGAAGAGTATGAGCATGCCAAGGCACGCGGTGCACGTATCTATGCCGAGGTGATCGGTTTCGGCATGAGTGGCGATGCGTATCACATTACCTCGCCAAGTATGGATGGACCGCGCCGCAGTATGGTCAATGCGCTCAAAAATGCCGGTATCAATGGCGATCAGATTGATTACCTCAACGCGCACGGTACCTCGACGCCGTTGGGTGATAAAAATGAAACCGATGCGATCAAGGCAGCATTTGGTGCCGATGCTTACAAGCTGACCGTCAATTCCACCAAATCCATGACCGGGCATTTGCTCGGTGGTGCAGGCGGTTTGGAAGCCTTGTTCACGGTGCTGGCTTTGTATAATCAAATTTCGCCGCCGACGATCAACATCTTCAATCAAGATCCTGAATGCGATCTTGATTATTGCGCCAACATTGCGCGTGATATGAAGATTGATTACGCGATGAAAAATTCGTTTGGCTTCGGTGGAACGAATGGTACTTTGATTTTTGCTAAGGTCTGA
- the acpP gene encoding acyl carrier protein — translation MSDIEQRVKKIVAEQLGVAEADIKIESSFVDDLGADSLDTVELVMALEDEFEMEIPDEQAEKITTVQQAVDYATAHVKA, via the coding sequence ATGTCCGATATCGAACAACGCGTTAAGAAAATTGTCGCTGAACAACTGGGTGTGGCTGAAGCTGACATCAAAATCGAATCCTCTTTCGTTGATGATCTGGGTGCGGATTCCCTCGATACAGTTGAATTGGTGATGGCCCTCGAAGACGAATTCGAAATGGAAATCCCTGATGAACAAGCAGAAAAAATTACGACAGTGCAACAAGCTGTTGACTACGCTACGGCGCACGTCAAGGCGTAA
- the fabG gene encoding 3-oxoacyl-ACP reductase FabG, with protein sequence MTQKLANQVALVTGASRGIGKAIAMALAEAGAKVIGTATSAAGAQAISDYLEAVAPGCGKGVALNVTDVAGCGALVDAVQKEFGSLSILVNNAGITQDQLAMRMKEEEWDSVITTNLNAVARLSRAVLRGMMKAKHGRIINITSVVGSSGNPGQMNYAAAKAGVAGMSRALAREIGSRNITVNCIAPGFIDTDMTRALTDEQKTAILQQIPMGKLGRPEDIAAATVFLASPDAAYITGTTLHVNGGMYLA encoded by the coding sequence ATGACGCAGAAATTAGCAAATCAAGTTGCCCTCGTGACCGGTGCCTCGCGCGGCATCGGCAAGGCGATTGCCATGGCACTGGCCGAGGCCGGTGCCAAGGTCATCGGTACGGCCACCAGCGCTGCCGGTGCACAAGCAATTTCCGATTATCTGGAAGCCGTGGCCCCTGGTTGCGGTAAGGGTGTGGCGCTGAATGTGACGGATGTGGCTGGTTGCGGTGCGCTGGTCGATGCCGTGCAAAAAGAATTTGGCAGTTTGTCTATTTTGGTGAATAACGCCGGTATCACGCAAGATCAGTTGGCCATGCGCATGAAGGAAGAGGAGTGGGATAGTGTCATTACTACTAACCTCAATGCGGTGGCGCGCCTGTCACGGGCAGTGTTGCGCGGCATGATGAAGGCCAAGCACGGACGCATTATCAATATCACCTCGGTGGTCGGTTCTTCCGGCAATCCGGGGCAAATGAATTATGCTGCCGCCAAGGCTGGGGTAGCCGGCATGAGTCGCGCCTTAGCGCGTGAAATCGGTAGCCGTAATATCACCGTCAACTGCATTGCACCGGGCTTCATCGATACCGATATGACGCGCGCCCTGACGGACGAACAAAAAACCGCAATTTTGCAGCAAATTCCTATGGGTAAGCTCGGTCGTCCGGAAGATATTGCCGCTGCGACCGTGTTTTTAGCCTCGCCCGATGCGGCATATATTACCGGAACCACGCTGCATGTGAATGGCGGTATGTACCTGGCCTAA
- the fabD gene encoding ACP S-malonyltransferase, whose translation MSQFAFVFPGQGSQAIGMLNGFAGNAVVDQTVAEASQALGFDLAKLIAEGPKESLDLTTNTQPVMLTAAVACYRAWLAAGGPPPTLVAGHSLGEYSALVVAGVIAFADAVPLVRFRAQAMQDAVPVGQGGMAAILGLSDQDVQAVCLAAAQGEVVEAVNFNAPAQVVIAGHKAAVERACELAKAKGAKRALTLPVSAPFHSSLLKPASDKLRAYLATLRFLPPTIALINNVDVAIETDPVAIKDALVRQAASPVRWVESVQKMQASGVTHLIECGPGKVLAGLTKRIHPDLSGEAMYDQLTLDKVLGMVK comes from the coding sequence ATGAGCCAATTCGCATTTGTTTTTCCCGGTCAGGGTTCGCAAGCCATCGGCATGCTCAACGGTTTTGCCGGCAATGCCGTGGTCGATCAGACTGTGGCGGAAGCCTCGCAAGCATTAGGTTTTGATTTGGCCAAGTTGATCGCCGAAGGCCCGAAAGAGTCGCTCGACCTGACCACCAATACCCAGCCCGTGATGTTGACGGCCGCCGTCGCTTGTTATCGCGCCTGGCTGGCCGCTGGTGGTCCGCCACCGACGCTGGTGGCTGGGCATAGTCTCGGCGAATACTCGGCCTTGGTAGTGGCTGGCGTGATCGCCTTTGCCGATGCCGTGCCGCTGGTGCGTTTTCGCGCGCAAGCAATGCAAGATGCGGTACCGGTCGGGCAGGGCGGCATGGCGGCTATTCTGGGTTTGTCGGATCAAGATGTGCAAGCAGTTTGCCTGGCCGCGGCCCAGGGTGAGGTGGTTGAGGCGGTGAACTTCAATGCGCCAGCCCAAGTGGTGATTGCCGGGCATAAAGCCGCAGTAGAGCGCGCCTGTGAGTTGGCCAAAGCCAAGGGCGCCAAGCGCGCTCTGACTTTGCCGGTGTCGGCACCGTTTCACTCCAGTTTGCTCAAGCCGGCCTCGGATAAATTGCGTGCCTATTTGGCGACGCTGAGGTTTTTGCCGCCGACCATAGCGCTGATCAATAATGTCGATGTGGCGATCGAAACCGACCCTGTGGCGATCAAGGATGCGCTGGTACGTCAAGCGGCCAGTCCGGTGCGTTGGGTTGAGTCGGTGCAAAAAATGCAAGCCAGTGGTGTCACACATTTGATAGAATGCGGTCCGGGCAAGGTCTTGGCCGGCTTGACCAAACGTATCCATCCGGATCTGAGCGGTGAAGCCATGTACGATCAATTGACACTCGATAAAGTTTTGGGAATGGTAAAATGA
- a CDS encoding beta-ketoacyl-ACP synthase III, with protein sequence MTFFSKIIGTGSYLPPNKVSNQQLAEQLAANGVETSDEWIVSRSGISFRHYADADMRSSDLAVAAARQALDAAQLQGNDIDLIIVATSTPDFLGGFPSTACVVQNKLGITNGAAAMDVQAVCSGFMYAMAVADSMIKSGAHTNVLVIGAEVFSRILNFEDRTTCVLFGDGAGAVVMSRSDQPGVLATKLHADGSYAHILCVPGNVNKGILDGSAYLYMDGPAVFKLAVSLLEKVANEALEIAGLQAQDIDWMIPHQANIRIMQSTAKKMRMGMDKVIVTVDQHGNTSAASIPLALDCAVRDGRVKPGHKILLEGVGGGFTWGAAIVEM encoded by the coding sequence ATGACTTTTTTCAGTAAAATTATCGGTACCGGCAGTTATCTGCCGCCAAACAAAGTCAGCAACCAACAACTGGCAGAACAACTCGCAGCAAACGGCGTGGAAACTTCCGATGAGTGGATCGTGTCGCGCAGCGGCATTTCCTTTCGTCATTATGCCGATGCCGATATGCGCTCCAGTGATTTGGCCGTGGCAGCCGCCCGGCAAGCATTGGATGCCGCACAGTTGCAAGGCAATGACATTGATTTGATCATCGTCGCGACCTCAACGCCAGATTTCCTCGGTGGTTTCCCCAGCACCGCCTGTGTGGTGCAAAATAAATTAGGCATCACCAACGGTGCGGCGGCGATGGATGTGCAGGCCGTCTGCAGTGGCTTTATGTATGCCATGGCGGTGGCTGACAGCATGATTAAATCCGGTGCCCACACCAATGTCTTGGTGATCGGCGCGGAAGTGTTTTCACGCATACTTAACTTTGAAGATCGCACCACCTGTGTGCTGTTCGGTGATGGTGCCGGTGCCGTGGTGATGTCGCGTTCCGACCAGCCCGGCGTATTGGCCACCAAGCTGCATGCCGACGGCAGTTACGCCCATATCTTGTGCGTGCCTGGCAATGTGAATAAAGGCATACTCGACGGCAGTGCGTATTTGTACATGGATGGCCCGGCGGTATTCAAGCTGGCCGTTTCGCTGTTGGAAAAGGTTGCCAATGAAGCCTTGGAAATCGCCGGTTTACAGGCACAAGATATCGATTGGATGATTCCGCATCAGGCGAATATCCGCATCATGCAAAGTACCGCGAAAAAAATGCGCATGGGCATGGATAAGGTGATTGTGACCGTCGATCAGCATGGCAATACTTCGGCCGCCTCGATTCCGCTGGCGCTCGATTGTGCGGTGCGTGATGGGCGCGTCAAGCCCGGACATAAAATATTGCTGGAAGGGGTAGGCGGCGGCTTCACTTGGGGTGCTGCCATCGTTGAGATGTAA
- the plsX gene encoding phosphate acyltransferase PlsX: MTIKISIDCMGGDHGPAVAVAAAVAFAKREPDVEFLLVGLTAVIEAELKKNHASAHTRMHIVHASEMVAMDDPIEVALRRKKDSSMRVAINQVKDGHAQACVSAGNTGALMAVSRYVLKTLPGVDRPAISGILPNQKNLPTYMLDLGANVDCEPLHLHQFAIMGSALVSALEGKERPTIGLLNVGEEDIKGNDVVKKTAQLLRADHERGLINFYGNVEGNDIFKGTTDIVICDGFVGNVTLKAAEGMGRFVKTTFTVAFKRSPFTMLGALIARSALKSISATMNPSNYNGGCLLGLRGLVFKSHGGADKYSYEWAIQRAFDAAKNDLLARISASMAKLMPVAVPLDNHELTVQKIA; encoded by the coding sequence ATGACAATAAAAATTTCCATAGACTGCATGGGCGGAGATCACGGGCCTGCAGTTGCCGTGGCGGCCGCTGTCGCCTTTGCCAAACGCGAACCCGATGTCGAATTTCTGTTGGTAGGTCTGACGGCTGTGATTGAAGCGGAATTGAAAAAAAATCACGCCTCTGCCCACACGCGCATGCACATCGTGCACGCCTCTGAGATGGTGGCGATGGATGATCCGATTGAAGTCGCTCTGCGGCGCAAGAAAGATTCATCGATGCGTGTGGCGATCAATCAGGTGAAAGATGGTCACGCGCAAGCTTGTGTATCGGCTGGCAATACCGGTGCCTTGATGGCGGTGTCGCGCTATGTGTTGAAAACCTTGCCTGGCGTCGACAGGCCAGCGATTTCCGGCATCTTGCCGAACCAAAAAAATCTCCCTACTTACATGCTCGATCTCGGTGCCAATGTCGATTGCGAACCGCTGCATTTGCACCAATTCGCCATCATGGGCTCGGCCTTGGTCTCGGCCTTGGAAGGCAAGGAACGGCCGACGATAGGCTTACTCAATGTCGGTGAAGAAGATATCAAGGGCAATGATGTCGTCAAAAAAACCGCGCAGTTGCTGCGGGCCGATCACGAGCGTGGCTTGATTAATTTTTACGGTAATGTTGAAGGCAACGATATTTTCAAGGGCACGACCGATATCGTCATCTGCGATGGCTTTGTCGGCAATGTTACCTTGAAGGCGGCCGAAGGCATGGGACGCTTTGTCAAAACGACTTTTACCGTAGCCTTCAAGCGTAGTCCCTTCACCATGCTCGGTGCGCTGATTGCCCGCTCGGCCTTGAAATCGATCTCGGCCACCATGAATCCTTCCAACTACAACGGCGGTTGCTTGCTCGGGCTGCGTGGTTTGGTCTTCAAAAGCCATGGTGGTGCGGACAAATACAGTTACGAATGGGCGATACAGCGCGCCTTTGATGCGGCCAAAAACGACTTGCTGGCCAGAATCTCCGCGTCGATGGCGAAATTGATGCCGGTCGCCGTACCGCTTGATAACCATGAACTTACAGTACAGAAGATCGCATGA
- the rpmF gene encoding 50S ribosomal protein L32 — MAVQQNKKSPSKRGMHRSHDFLTAPQLGIEQTTGETHLRHHISPNGFYRGRKVLKTKNDE, encoded by the coding sequence ATGGCAGTTCAGCAAAACAAAAAATCCCCATCCAAGCGCGGTATGCACCGTTCGCACGATTTCCTGACAGCACCACAGTTGGGTATCGAGCAAACTACTGGTGAAACACATCTGCGTCACCACATCAGCCCTAACGGCTTTTACCGTGGTCGTAAAGTATTGAAAACTAAGAACGACGAGTAA
- a CDS encoding YceD family protein: protein MQAFVIDAFTFCRLEEQRSGSLPIADLPRVAVESVGAEGAGLTWSLSGGKDKLDHAKLVLAVNGSVQLMCQRCLTPFALEIDSESILILAKNEASADEIDALLDDDEVDVVVGSKSFDVIALIEDEVLLAIPQSPKHAVCPDVSLAFANSTAGLDAEGGKKASPFAVLKKINGRT, encoded by the coding sequence ATGCAAGCTTTTGTCATTGATGCGTTCACGTTTTGCCGGCTCGAAGAGCAGCGTTCGGGTAGTCTGCCGATAGCTGATCTGCCCCGTGTTGCGGTCGAAAGTGTTGGCGCAGAAGGCGCTGGCCTGACTTGGTCTTTGTCCGGTGGTAAGGATAAACTTGACCATGCCAAGTTGGTGTTAGCTGTCAATGGCAGTGTGCAGTTGATGTGTCAGCGCTGCTTGACGCCGTTTGCATTGGAAATTGATTCAGAATCCATATTGATACTCGCCAAAAACGAAGCCAGTGCCGATGAAATTGACGCATTGCTCGATGATGACGAGGTTGATGTAGTAGTAGGTAGCAAATCATTCGATGTCATTGCTTTGATAGAAGATGAGGTGTTACTCGCAATACCCCAATCGCCCAAACATGCAGTATGCCCGGATGTCTCGTTGGCTTTTGCAAATTCTACTGCAGGGCTTGACGCAGAAGGCGGTAAAAAAGCTTCACCGTTTGCCGTTCTGAAGAAAATAAACGGGCGTACCTAG
- a CDS encoding Maf-like protein yields the protein MPQSKPSSKPHARLILASSSAYRRELLARLQLPFTSMAPELDETALPGETPTDTALRLARQKAEAIAAQLGHDSAALIIGSDQVATLDGIQIGKPGNHENALKQLQFMRGREVEFHTALCLLDTRSDAPYALQSADLLTRVRFRDLSDAELDAYLRLEQPYDCAGSAKNEGLGIAILAGIDSNDPTALTGLPLIALTDMLRAAGVRFFN from the coding sequence ATGCCACAAAGTAAGCCCTCCAGCAAGCCCCATGCCCGCCTGATACTCGCCTCGAGCTCCGCCTATAGACGTGAATTACTGGCACGCTTACAACTGCCCTTTACCAGCATGGCGCCCGAGCTCGACGAAACCGCCTTGCCCGGCGAAACCCCTACCGACACCGCGCTGCGCTTAGCGCGCCAAAAAGCCGAAGCGATCGCAGCCCAGCTCGGCCATGACAGCGCAGCGTTAATCATTGGCTCCGACCAAGTTGCCACCCTAGACGGGATACAGATAGGCAAACCGGGCAATCACGAAAACGCCTTAAAGCAATTACAATTCATGCGCGGCCGCGAAGTCGAATTTCATACTGCCCTCTGCCTGCTCGATACCCGCAGTGACGCTCCATATGCGCTGCAGAGTGCCGATTTGCTCACGCGCGTGCGCTTTCGCGATCTCAGCGACGCTGAACTCGACGCTTACTTGCGCTTGGAGCAACCCTATGATTGCGCCGGCAGTGCGAAAAACGAGGGCTTGGGCATCGCCATTCTGGCTGGCATCGATAGCAATGATCCAACCGCCCTGACCGGTTTGCCACTGATTGCACTGACTGATATGTTGCGCGCCGCAGGCGTGCGCTTTTTCAATTAA